The following is a genomic window from Strongyloides ratti genome assembly S_ratti_ED321, chromosome : 1.
tcaAAAGTGGTACTCATTTTtgattaacaaatatttatcctacattttttttttaatatacttctttttaattgttatattgtaaaattaatgGCTGCTGTAAGTGAAGGCATTTTAGCTGATAAATGGAATGCTTGTTCAATTCAACCACATAAAGCTTATCAAAATGATGaggtaaaaatatttttttataaataaatataatttttagttaacaATAGATTTAGTATGGTGGACAAATGCTATATGTTTACCGACAATTGCAATTATTGGTATAACatgtaatttaataaatatttttgttctCACCTATAATCCATCATCAAAAAGAATACCAtcaagaaaattattattaatattagctatatgtgatatattttttttattttttgctGTACTTGAAGTATCACCTATGTCAATTAgatcatttttatcatcacctattataaatgaaatatatacaaaattagtattatatataagaatGTGTGCTtcaactttttataaatcatcTGTATTACTggttgttatttttaatattgaaagATATATAAGTGTATGTTATCCATTACGATCAAATCGTTTATGTTCACATAAAGCtataaattatacaataattttatgtataatattttcatttatatgtTCATTACATTGGCCTTTAGTATATGAAGTTACTGATTGTTatgattttaatgataatcatgaatattttgttatatcaaTGTCAGAAAATTCATTTTGGATTGCATATTATAGAACAATggattatttttcattatttacatttaatatatttcctattgttttattattttatttaaattataaattaataatgacACTTAGAAAAGTTATTCATAAAgatttaatattacaaagGCAAATTATTTCATCAAATCAACAAACAAcacaattaataaataatcatgaaaataattttactcaAAGACAAAATgccaataaaattttatttgccGTTGTAGCAATGTTATTTATATGTGTAGCACCACAGGCACCAGCAAGATTATTATATGAAATTTTAGGACATTATCATCCAACTGcaattatttatacatgTATTAGTCAACaggtaataataattattttttttaaaaaaacaaaaaatatttataattaacttatttttttagttagtatttttaaatgcttcattaaatttttgtttatattgtTTGGTATCACGAAGATATCGAAGTTTATTAATAGAAAGTTTTAGAATTCTTTTAATGCCACATAAAGGATTTTTTACATCTAGTGCAGTTacatttcaattaaaaacaaGATCTTCATCTGTTCATGCCCAGTCATCTGATGAACCAATTTATtgacaatatttatataatagtaaaataatcAAGAAAAATATGTACTGTCAACTATTATTCAAAtcatatgattttttttatttaaattacaataatCTTAAATTTAATGGTTACACATACTTctgtataaataatttatttgaaaatattttgagTGATACATGAAATAGTGTcaaaaagaaagaaattttttttgtaaatatgtaaataatattcattgtatttaaataaaattaaaataagtaaacaattagtaatataaaataaacttttttttctaatttgaTTTACAAAGTGGTTCACGAAAGGTCTTTTTACTAGAAGTATAGAAATaacatgtatatatattatcttctatattttcaaaaatcctttttttttcatattaattTACTTCATGAGACTGTTAATGGCATTTTGTcagttgaaaaaaaaaattataaaatgaataaaaatcagttgtttaaataaattttttttaacaacaaTTTTGGGGTTATTAACAACATAATACCGTACAGATATACcataaaactataaaaattgtatgaTAAGATGTCACTTTGTACTtagattataaaattatatttttaatatattaacatgACGTGTCtctaaaacattattaattatgTTACTTTATCcataaataactaaaaaaaaaagtaagaCAAAAAATTTACGATAAGAATAATTCATCAGattacaatatattaaaatattataataaacaatatttatattttataaggaacttaaaaatatatataattaattgataaaatttctttatcattatttaaaaataacaaacaTTCAAGTACTGTTGGTGTTTACAAAAAAGTACGTTTAAACTACAatcattaacaaaaatattttgatatgttattaattattttcaatatataaattaacttcttaatttttgtttttaaattttagaaactaaaaatttttatttttgaatatgaTTGATGTATTTTATCTTAAAGTGTATCTTAAATCAGAAacttaacattattttttttaaaaaagttataaaggttttttttaagtaaaattaaaattttaattattgcaACTGTCAAAAtgaatttttcttttttgaatATGTATAACAGATGTTTTATAAtcttaattaatttttttaatatactttaaaataattttttatctatctGTGAAATGCATATGTTAATAtctttgtataaataaaagtttatttttctttgatTGGTTactttttagaaataaaatctcaaaaattaaatttttttaaaaaaattactttttctttaaaaattataaaaatgttacaattagaaattaaacattaaaagttgacaaaaatttagtgagaaaaaattaaaattcattagaaataaattgacaaaaatctgaatatatgataaaaagtaggataattaattaaaaaattgacatttgaaaatataaaaattatgaaaaaaaaaaaaaaagaatagttCAACCAAAACTGAATagtactaaaatattttccttAATTTGTAATTTAATACCACTTAGTTTCAATGAAAAGCCATTCGTGAACTATCCCATACTTCAACGCATAAATACCAACATCATGTTTTTCACTTCTTCAATCTCTTTTTCTAGTCTAGCTGATTCAGCACGCAAAAATGCATTTCTGTCCTTCAGGTATTTCATCTCCTCAGACTCTGCCTTTTCGGTAGCCTTTTGTTTTATTCGATAACGTTGAGCTGCAATACGATTTTGTTCTTTTTTCCGTCTTGCTTTTTCTGTATAATTCATACCCGACAATGAGTGCTTCtttgaatttttaagttCAGTGACATCTGTCATCAAAGAAGAAACTTTTGTAGAATGATTTTTACgtttaatgtatttttttaccattattgtcttttcattttcaatttcatttCGAGCCtcatatattaaattgtCTATCCACTCGAATTGATTTATTGGTAAAGGAGATAACGAAAAGGTACTTTCTGTGCAACTGTTATAACCATTATCAGAAGATGAATATTGTAAAGAAGAAATGGATGAAGTGTAATAAGATGATGTTGGAGAATTATGGTTGTATTCTATTGAATTatatgaattatttaaatgcAAATCAAGATTTGAGTCATTTTCAATAGCTTTATTAGAGCTTAAAATACTGTTGCATTTTGGGTCCACAACAAATAAAGGACTGTTTATTGGAGCCCCAATTAAAGGAACGTCGATTCCAGCCCCGATGGGTACAATAAGATGACCCGTACCCACAACAGGAGCAATATGAGATTTCGAAAGCAGAAGCAGTGGATTTTGGCCAAACCCATGTTTCGCATGTTTTAGAGGCAGTGGTGCGCCTAAGGCTTGACAAGATATCGTGAGCAACAGCAGTGCATGAGTTTTCCTCTAAAAGAGGGGAAGCTCCAAAGGAAGATTGACTttcttctaaaataaaataattaagaaaaataaattttttccgTTACCTGACGAA
Proteins encoded in this region:
- a CDS encoding G protein-coupled receptor, rhodopsin-like family and GPCR, rhodopsin-like, 7TM domain-containing protein; protein product: MAAVSEGILADKWNACSIQPHKAYQNDELTIDLVWWTNAICLPTIAIIGITCNLINIFVLTYNPSSKRIPSRKLLLILAICDIFFLFFAVLEVSPMSIRSFLSSPIINEIYTKLVLYIRMCASTFYKSSVLLVVIFNIERYISVCYPLRSNRLCSHKAINYTIILCIIFSFICSLHWPLVYEVTDCYDFNDNHEYFVISMSENSFWIAYYRTMDYFSLFTFNIFPIVLLFYLNYKLIMTLRKVIHKDLILQRQIISSNQQTTQLINNHENNFTQRQNANKILFAVVAMLFICVAPQAPARLLYEILGHYHPTAIIYTCISQQLVFLNASLNFCLYCLVSRRYRSLLIESFRILLMPHKGFFTSSAVTFQLKTRSSSVHAQSSDEPIY
- a CDS encoding Basic-leucine zipper domain-containing protein codes for the protein MSATFENTLFAQQQVEDFQGLSMIQDNDYLYLSDSVDDLPPSSEESQSSFGASPLLEENSCTAVAHDILSSLRRTTASKTCETWVWPKSTASAFEISYCSCCGPLFVVDPKCNSILSSNKAIENDSNLDLHLNNSYNSIEYNHNSPTSSYYTSSISSLQYSSSDNGYNSCTESTFSLSPLPINQFEWIDNLIYEARNEIENEKTIMVKKYIKRKNHSTKVSSLMTDVTELKNSKKHSLSGMNYTEKARRKKEQNRIAAQRYRIKQKATEKAESEEMKYLKDRNAFLRAESARLEKEIEEVKNMMLVFMR